In a genomic window of Nitratireductor basaltis:
- the polA gene encoding DNA polymerase I has translation MKKGDHLFLVDGSGYIFRAYHALPPLTRKSDGLPVGAVSGFCNMLWKLLQNARDTNVGVTPTHFAVIFDYSSKTFRNELYSEYKANRTEPPEDLVPQFGLIREATRAFDLPCIEKEGFEADDLIATYARHAVEAGGDATIISSDKDLMQLVGPCVSMYDPMKDREIRVPEVIEKWGVPPEKMIDLQALTGDSIDNVPGVPGIGPKTAAQLLEEYGDLDTLLDRASEIKQNKRRENLIAHADNARLSRELVRLRTDVPVDEGIDAFQLNPPDGPKLIGFLKAMEFTTLTRRVAEATGADAAEIEAATVEVAEGAAAHGPDLTVPSSGTGEAGAEGEVAPAGPRGETPHQLAKNLADQAATTAIDRTAYECIRTTERLEHWIGEAREAGIVAFDTETTSLDPMQAGLCGVSLAVAPGRAAYVPLSHKDGSGDLLGGGLIEDQIAEEEALTLLKPLLEDASVLKIGQNLKFDWLLLYRKGIEVAPYDDTMLISYALEAGAGHAGGGHGMDSLSERWLGHVPIPYKELTGTGRNQITFDMVEIEKATAYAAEDADITLRLWHVLKPRLVANGLTTVYERLERPMISVVGRMEHRGIQVDRQILSRMSGDFAQTAAGMEEEIYELAGDRFTIGSPKQLGEILFGRMGLPGGAKTKSGQWSTSAQVLEELAAAGHALPRRIVDWRQVTKLKSTYTDALPGYIHPETGRVHTSYSLASTTTGRLSSSEPNLQNIPIRTTEGRKIRRAFVAPEGCRLISADYSQIELRVLAHVAEIPQLRQAFADGLDIHAMTASEMFGVPVEGMPGEVRRRAKAINFGIIYGISAFGLANQLAIPREEASAYIKRYFERFPGIKDYMEETKAFARQNGYVETIFGRRAHYPEIRSSNPSVRAFNERAAINAPIQGSAADIIRRAMIRMEGALADAGLGEVKMLLQVHDELIFEAPVDLVEKAIPVIRETMESAAFPARNLSVPLQVDARAADNWDEAH, from the coding sequence ATGAAAAAAGGCGATCATCTCTTCCTTGTCGACGGTTCGGGCTACATTTTCCGGGCTTACCACGCACTGCCTCCGCTGACGCGCAAATCCGACGGTTTGCCTGTTGGCGCGGTTTCGGGCTTCTGCAACATGCTCTGGAAGCTCCTGCAGAATGCGCGCGACACGAATGTCGGTGTCACGCCCACGCATTTTGCGGTGATCTTCGATTACTCGTCCAAGACCTTCCGCAACGAGCTTTACTCGGAATACAAGGCCAACCGCACGGAGCCGCCGGAGGACCTCGTGCCCCAATTCGGCCTGATCCGCGAAGCCACCCGCGCTTTCGATCTGCCCTGTATCGAAAAGGAAGGCTTTGAGGCCGACGATCTCATCGCCACCTATGCAAGGCATGCCGTGGAAGCGGGCGGTGATGCCACGATTATATCCTCCGACAAGGACCTGATGCAGCTCGTCGGACCATGCGTCTCCATGTACGACCCGATGAAGGACCGCGAGATCCGCGTGCCGGAGGTGATCGAAAAATGGGGCGTGCCGCCTGAGAAGATGATCGACCTGCAGGCACTCACGGGCGATTCCATCGATAATGTTCCCGGGGTGCCGGGCATCGGCCCGAAGACCGCCGCGCAATTGCTGGAAGAATACGGCGATCTCGACACGCTGCTCGACCGCGCCTCCGAGATAAAGCAGAACAAGCGCCGCGAAAACCTGATCGCTCATGCCGACAATGCGCGCCTTTCGCGCGAGCTCGTGCGTCTGCGCACCGATGTGCCGGTGGATGAGGGCATCGACGCGTTTCAGCTCAACCCGCCGGACGGTCCCAAGCTCATCGGTTTCCTCAAGGCGATGGAATTCACCACGCTCACGCGCCGCGTGGCAGAGGCAACCGGTGCTGATGCTGCCGAGATCGAAGCCGCAACGGTAGAGGTCGCCGAAGGGGCTGCAGCCCATGGTCCCGATCTTACCGTGCCATCATCTGGTACGGGTGAAGCAGGGGCGGAAGGGGAGGTCGCGCCAGCCGGTCCTCGGGGTGAGACACCGCACCAGCTTGCAAAGAACCTTGCAGATCAAGCGGCGACCACCGCAATAGACCGCACGGCCTATGAGTGCATCCGCACGACCGAGCGGCTGGAGCATTGGATTGGCGAAGCGCGTGAAGCAGGCATTGTCGCTTTCGACACGGAGACCACATCGCTCGACCCCATGCAGGCTGGCCTGTGTGGCGTTTCGCTGGCTGTTGCGCCCGGTCGCGCAGCCTATGTTCCCCTGTCCCACAAGGACGGTTCCGGCGATCTCTTGGGGGGTGGCCTCATTGAGGATCAGATCGCGGAAGAGGAAGCACTCACGCTGTTGAAGCCGCTTCTTGAGGACGCTTCCGTCCTCAAGATCGGGCAGAACCTGAAATTCGATTGGCTGTTGCTCTATCGCAAGGGCATCGAAGTCGCGCCTTATGACGACACCATGCTCATCTCCTACGCGCTCGAGGCGGGAGCGGGGCATGCGGGCGGTGGCCACGGCATGGATTCGCTGTCGGAGCGCTGGCTCGGCCATGTGCCGATCCCTTACAAGGAACTGACGGGGACGGGCCGCAACCAGATCACTTTCGACATGGTTGAGATCGAGAAAGCCACGGCCTATGCGGCGGAAGATGCCGATATCACGCTGCGCCTGTGGCATGTACTCAAGCCCCGCCTCGTCGCCAACGGTCTGACCACCGTCTATGAACGCCTTGAACGTCCGATGATTTCGGTGGTGGGCCGCATGGAGCATCGCGGCATTCAGGTGGACCGTCAGATCCTCTCGCGCATGTCCGGTGACTTCGCGCAGACGGCTGCCGGCATGGAAGAGGAAATCTACGAGCTGGCCGGCGACCGCTTCACCATCGGTTCGCCAAAGCAGCTTGGCGAAATCCTCTTCGGCAGGATGGGGTTGCCGGGTGGAGCCAAGACCAAATCCGGACAGTGGTCGACTTCGGCCCAGGTGCTCGAGGAGCTCGCAGCCGCCGGTCACGCCCTGCCGCGCCGCATCGTGGACTGGCGACAGGTCACGAAGCTGAAATCGACCTATACGGACGCCCTGCCCGGCTACATTCACCCGGAGACGGGGCGCGTTCACACATCCTATTCGCTGGCATCGACCACGACAGGGCGACTGTCCTCGTCGGAGCCGAACCTGCAGAACATCCCGATCCGAACAACGGAAGGCCGCAAGATCAGGCGCGCTTTCGTGGCGCCGGAGGGCTGCAGACTGATCTCGGCCGACTACAGCCAAATCGAACTGCGCGTGCTGGCACATGTGGCGGAAATCCCGCAGCTGCGCCAGGCTTTCGCCGATGGGCTGGACATTCACGCCATGACCGCATCGGAAATGTTCGGCGTGCCGGTTGAAGGCATGCCGGGCGAGGTGCGCCGCCGCGCCAAGGCAATCAATTTCGGCATCATCTACGGCATTTCCGCCTTTGGCCTTGCCAACCAGCTTGCCATCCCGCGCGAGGAAGCCAGCGCCTATATCAAGCGCTATTTCGAGCGTTTCCCCGGCATAAAGGACTATATGGAAGAGACGAAGGCCTTCGCCCGACAAAACGGCTATGTGGAGACGATCTTCGGTCGCCGTGCCCATTATCCTGAAATCCGCTCGTCCAATCCGTCCGTGCGCGCCTTCAACGAGCGTGCCGCCATAAACGCTCCCATCCAGGGCTCGGCGGCTGATATCATCCGCCGCGCTATGATACGCATGGAAGGCGCATTGGCAGATGCGGGGCTGGGTGAGGTGAAGATGCTTCTCCAGGTGCACGACGAACTGATCTTCGAAGCGCCCGTCGATCTGGTGGAGAAGGCCATCCCCGTGATCCGCGAGACCATGGAAAGCGCAGCCTTTCCGGCGCGCAACCTTTCGGTTCCGCTACAGGTGGATGCGCGCGCGGCTGACAATTGGGACGAGGCGCATTGA
- a CDS encoding ABC transporter ATP-binding protein, producing the protein MNTSDTGALLEVRNLKVEVTTRAGSFFPVNDHSFSVRAGETLGIVGESGSGKSMTAMSLMRLLPKHAAKIRGGSVKLDGRELLTLSEQEMRQVRGADISMILQDPQTSLNPAFTVGSQIGEALKLHSPGPRKTLRDRIIGALRRVKVAAPEHRIDNYPGEMSGGMRQRVVGAIAISCRPKVIIADEPTTSLDVTVQAQYLRLLKQLQEETGMAILFITHDFGIVANLCHRVIVMYSGRIVESGPVAKIFANPAHPYTEALIAAVPSLHGHEGRLTTIPGQPPAPTDKITGCPFAPRCAYADDRCRAEAPPTVAADSSGDHTTSCWRAVDE; encoded by the coding sequence ATGAACACCTCTGATACGGGCGCCCTGCTGGAAGTCAGGAACCTTAAAGTCGAAGTAACGACCAGGGCGGGCAGCTTCTTTCCCGTCAATGACCACAGCTTTTCCGTACGGGCCGGTGAAACCCTGGGAATCGTGGGTGAATCCGGATCTGGCAAGTCAATGACGGCGATGTCGCTGATGCGACTGCTTCCCAAGCACGCCGCAAAGATCCGGGGCGGCAGCGTCAAGCTGGATGGGCGCGAGCTCCTGACGCTCAGCGAACAGGAGATGCGGCAGGTGCGCGGCGCGGATATCTCAATGATCCTGCAAGATCCGCAAACCTCGCTGAACCCCGCGTTTACCGTTGGCAGCCAGATCGGTGAGGCACTGAAACTACACAGCCCCGGTCCCCGCAAGACGCTGCGCGACCGCATCATCGGTGCACTTCGCCGGGTCAAGGTCGCAGCGCCCGAACACCGGATCGACAACTATCCCGGCGAAATGAGCGGCGGGATGCGTCAGCGCGTGGTCGGGGCAATAGCTATTTCCTGCCGCCCCAAGGTCATCATCGCGGATGAACCCACAACCTCTCTGGATGTGACGGTCCAGGCGCAATATCTGCGGCTTCTCAAGCAGCTGCAGGAAGAAACGGGCATGGCGATCCTGTTCATCACCCATGATTTCGGCATCGTCGCCAATTTGTGCCATCGGGTGATCGTGATGTATTCCGGCCGGATCGTCGAGTCCGGACCGGTGGCCAAGATCTTTGCAAATCCGGCCCATCCCTATACCGAGGCGCTAATCGCAGCGGTGCCAAGCCTGCACGGCCACGAAGGGCGATTGACCACAATTCCCGGGCAACCCCCGGCCCCGACCGACAAGATCACCGGCTGCCCCTTCGCGCCACGATGCGCCTATGCGGATGACCGTTGTCGCGCCGAAGCGCCACCAACCGTTGCCGCCGATTCCTCCGGTGACCACACAACCAGCTGCTGGAGAGCCGTGGACGAATGA
- the phnC gene encoding phosphonate ABC transporter ATP-binding protein — MLEINGVTRRFGKTVAVNSVNLQIAEGEMVGVIGRSGAGKSTLLRMINRLVDTSEGAITFNDVVVTGLKGTALRRWNRDCAMIFQQFNLVPRLDVLTNVLLGRLNHRSTVKNLLGIYSREERIRSIAALERLDIAHTALQPAGTLSGGQQQRVAIARALMQEPKVILADEPIASLDPLNAKVVMDSLADINRREGITVITNLHTLDTARHYCSRIIGMAKGEVVFDGPPIALTANAVRKIYGADATGETVREDITSTAIKTPPPPVAARGLEPVLAG, encoded by the coding sequence ATGCTTGAGATAAACGGCGTTACGCGACGCTTCGGCAAAACCGTGGCCGTCAATTCCGTGAACCTCCAGATCGCCGAAGGCGAGATGGTTGGCGTCATCGGTCGCTCAGGCGCGGGCAAATCCACGCTCCTGCGCATGATAAACCGTCTCGTCGATACCAGCGAAGGTGCCATCACCTTCAATGATGTCGTGGTGACGGGTCTGAAAGGAACAGCGCTGCGCCGCTGGAACCGCGATTGCGCGATGATCTTCCAGCAGTTCAATCTCGTACCGCGGCTTGATGTTCTGACTAATGTGCTGCTCGGTCGCCTCAATCATCGCTCAACCGTCAAGAACCTGCTGGGCATCTATTCCCGCGAGGAGCGCATCAGGTCCATCGCGGCACTTGAGCGGCTCGACATCGCGCATACAGCACTCCAGCCGGCGGGCACGCTATCCGGCGGTCAGCAGCAGCGCGTGGCCATTGCGCGCGCCCTGATGCAGGAGCCGAAGGTTATCCTCGCCGATGAGCCGATCGCCTCGCTCGACCCGCTCAATGCCAAGGTGGTCATGGACTCGCTGGCAGACATCAACCGTCGCGAAGGCATCACCGTCATCACCAATCTCCACACGCTGGATACCGCCCGCCACTACTGTTCGCGCATCATCGGCATGGCCAAGGGTGAAGTCGTCTTCGACGGTCCGCCCATCGCGCTGACAGCCAATGCCGTGCGCAAGATCTACGGCGCCGATGCGACAGGCGAGACGGTGCGCGAAGACATCACCTCCACCGCCATCAAGACGCCGCCTCCGCCCGTGGCAGCGCGCGGTCTGGAGCCCGTTCTCGCCGGATAG
- a CDS encoding ABC transporter substrate-binding protein has translation MTYTFNTFIRRTSRAVTVASLAGTILGSAMTGAAQAQETVVVAVSPLGADSNLYWTTTGAFILPSLQTLVGQDPETGKYDNSQLAESWEHNEDFTSWTFRLHPEARFNDDWGPVTSADVVHSFNLHIGDDAKLSGISNFREIEVTAVDEHTVRFDMPSPEPNFLFSHAGRGSLAIYSKAQFDAEGIEGYETAPAGSGPFKYVGRETGQSITFSTIADHWSGVAPEFDAIEFRWVSEPSTRLAMLSAGEAHAVTLPRDLQDDAVEAGQTVLVSSEGAMQTTMLFTGQFLNPEAEENRDARTYAWADKRIREAMNRALDRDAILEALYGEGVRKLPVYTMDPRFPGYSEELEARFEEAYGYDPERVAELLEEAGYPDNFENPKIPLVVTSLAGNPEFAQMAELVQAYFDVAGIQTEMREQDWATGNTAIRGFSADFVTPMRNAPVRPSALGVQIFFTSEASPHLDVGDPELNRLGAALVAETDPQKRDATLEHMFTRIFDSYAHLPMATVPASVVVNSDLVEGWTFPGSTSSGLSHFELIDLK, from the coding sequence ATGACCTATACTTTCAATACCTTCATCCGGCGTACCAGCAGGGCGGTCACGGTCGCATCGCTGGCCGGTACCATTCTTGGCAGCGCGATGACCGGCGCGGCGCAAGCACAAGAAACCGTTGTGGTGGCCGTCAGCCCACTTGGTGCCGATTCCAACCTTTACTGGACCACCACCGGTGCGTTCATACTGCCGTCACTGCAAACGCTCGTCGGACAGGACCCAGAAACGGGTAAGTACGACAACAGCCAACTGGCCGAAAGCTGGGAGCACAACGAAGATTTCACTTCCTGGACCTTCCGCCTGCATCCCGAAGCGCGGTTCAACGACGACTGGGGCCCGGTCACATCGGCAGACGTGGTGCACAGCTTCAATCTTCATATCGGCGACGATGCCAAGCTGAGCGGCATCAGCAATTTCCGAGAGATCGAGGTCACAGCGGTCGACGAACATACCGTGCGCTTCGACATGCCTTCGCCAGAGCCGAACTTCCTGTTCTCGCACGCCGGGCGCGGGTCGCTTGCGATCTACAGCAAGGCGCAATTCGATGCCGAGGGGATCGAAGGCTATGAAACCGCCCCTGCTGGGTCAGGGCCGTTCAAGTATGTAGGCCGCGAAACCGGCCAGTCGATCACCTTCAGCACCATTGCCGATCACTGGAGCGGTGTCGCGCCAGAGTTTGACGCTATCGAGTTTCGCTGGGTGAGCGAACCATCCACGCGTCTCGCGATGCTCTCGGCAGGAGAAGCCCATGCAGTGACCCTGCCGCGCGATCTGCAGGACGATGCGGTCGAGGCCGGCCAGACAGTGCTGGTGTCGAGTGAGGGCGCGATGCAAACCACGATGCTCTTTACCGGCCAGTTCCTGAACCCCGAAGCCGAAGAAAATCGTGATGCTCGCACCTACGCCTGGGCCGACAAGCGCATTCGCGAAGCGATGAACCGCGCGCTCGACCGCGACGCCATCCTCGAGGCGCTTTACGGAGAGGGGGTGCGCAAGCTGCCCGTCTACACCATGGACCCGCGCTTTCCGGGGTATTCCGAAGAACTCGAAGCCCGCTTCGAAGAGGCCTATGGTTACGATCCGGAGCGTGTAGCGGAACTGCTTGAAGAAGCCGGCTATCCCGACAATTTCGAGAACCCCAAGATCCCGCTGGTAGTAACGAGCCTTGCCGGCAACCCGGAATTCGCCCAGATGGCCGAACTGGTGCAGGCCTATTTCGATGTCGCCGGTATCCAGACCGAAATGCGCGAGCAGGACTGGGCCACGGGCAACACCGCGATCCGTGGATTCTCGGCAGACTTCGTTACGCCAATGCGCAACGCTCCGGTCCGGCCAAGTGCCCTTGGCGTGCAGATCTTCTTTACGTCCGAGGCAAGTCCGCACCTCGATGTGGGTGATCCCGAGCTGAACAGGCTGGGTGCCGCGCTGGTAGCTGAAACCGATCCGCAAAAGCGCGACGCGACGCTCGAACATATGTTTACCCGCATCTTCGACAGCTATGCACATCTGCCGATGGCCACCGTGCCAGCCTCGGTCGTGGTCAACAGCGATCTGGTCGAAGGCTGGACGTTTCCCGGGTCAACCTCATCAGGCCTCAGCCATTTTGAGCTGATTGACCTGAAGTAA
- a CDS encoding ABC transporter permease, whose product MVELSSPTITGPNLWRRLRDLPLLAMVVLLTVFIIPAFFADWIALHDPYTPNLKARLQPPVGFGGTWEFPMGTDRLGRDIFSRIVHGAWYVLAVSMIGIAVGVVVGTTLGLIAGYVRGWFDGLVMRLVDISLALPAMLLALALAAAIGASFLSVVIVVGFALWAYFARQVRAEVLLLRNADFVARSMVAGSSHTRILFRHILPNVTNTIVVLATLQVGIAIMLDASLSFLGIGIPRPTPTWGLLVSDGRDFIATDWWIAFFPGLAIMLTVLSVNMIGDWLRDMLDPRLRQV is encoded by the coding sequence ATGGTTGAGCTATCATCCCCCACGATTACCGGTCCAAACCTTTGGCGGAGGCTGCGCGATCTGCCCTTGCTGGCCATGGTCGTCTTGCTGACCGTGTTCATCATCCCGGCCTTCTTCGCGGACTGGATCGCCCTGCATGATCCCTATACGCCAAACCTGAAGGCGCGCTTGCAACCGCCGGTCGGTTTCGGCGGCACCTGGGAATTCCCGATGGGAACAGACCGACTTGGCCGCGATATCTTTAGCCGGATCGTGCACGGCGCGTGGTACGTCCTTGCGGTTTCGATGATCGGGATTGCAGTAGGTGTCGTCGTCGGCACGACACTCGGCCTGATCGCCGGGTATGTGCGCGGCTGGTTCGACGGGCTGGTGATGCGTCTGGTCGACATTTCGCTGGCGCTGCCTGCCATGCTTCTGGCCCTTGCCCTTGCTGCTGCGATCGGCGCAAGTTTCCTGTCCGTCGTGATCGTCGTTGGCTTTGCGCTCTGGGCCTATTTCGCTCGACAGGTGCGGGCCGAGGTGCTGTTGCTGCGCAATGCAGATTTCGTGGCACGGTCCATGGTGGCGGGGTCGTCACACACCCGCATACTGTTCCGGCACATCCTGCCAAACGTTACCAACACCATCGTGGTGCTCGCCACGTTGCAAGTGGGTATCGCAATCATGCTGGACGCTTCGCTCAGCTTTCTCGGGATCGGCATTCCACGGCCCACGCCAACCTGGGGGCTGCTGGTCTCCGATGGTCGGGATTTCATCGCAACCGACTGGTGGATCGCCTTCTTTCCCGGCCTCGCAATCATGCTGACCGTGCTCTCGGTGAACATGATCGGCGACTGGCTCCGCGACATGCTCGACCCGAGACTAAGGCAGGTTTGA
- a CDS encoding LysE family translocator, translating to MEWLSATPLQSLLPFLLASFLIELTPGPNMAYLALVSASEGRRAGAATVAGVALGLAVIGIIAALGVAQLILASPLLYGALRWAGIAFLLYLAWDGWRMGTDIVKSADKPDSQHFMRGFITNLLNPKAGAFYVTVLPSFVVPGLPASQQTIILTGAYVGVATAVHAAIVILAGSLEPILNNPRRELVARRVLSAMLAAVAIWFGWVTGR from the coding sequence ATGGAATGGCTTTCAGCCACGCCGCTGCAAAGCCTTCTTCCATTCCTGCTGGCTTCATTTCTGATCGAGCTGACGCCAGGGCCGAACATGGCCTATCTGGCGCTGGTTTCGGCGTCAGAAGGTCGGCGGGCCGGGGCTGCGACAGTCGCAGGTGTTGCCTTGGGCTTGGCTGTCATTGGCATCATAGCAGCGCTCGGGGTGGCCCAGCTCATCCTGGCTTCACCCTTGTTGTATGGGGCCCTTCGATGGGCTGGAATTGCGTTCCTGCTCTATCTCGCATGGGATGGCTGGCGCATGGGAACAGATATCGTGAAATCCGCCGACAAGCCGGATAGCCAGCATTTCATGCGCGGCTTTATCACGAACCTTCTCAATCCCAAGGCCGGTGCATTCTATGTGACTGTGCTGCCAAGCTTCGTTGTGCCCGGCCTGCCCGCCAGCCAGCAGACGATCATCCTGACGGGTGCCTATGTAGGAGTGGCGACAGCCGTTCACGCTGCGATCGTAATTCTTGCCGGCTCACTTGAGCCAATCCTGAACAATCCGCGCCGGGAACTCGTTGCACGCCGTGTGCTTTCGGCGATGCTTGCTGCTGTCGCAATATGGTTTGGCTGGGTGACCGGCCGCTGA
- a CDS encoding ABC transporter permease, which yields MLRYLSLRVASSLFALLIISMIVFSLSQLSGSPVDALLPDDATHEQIENFVREWGLDQPLWKQYLTFLGNAVQGDFGVSLKWPGENAMGFVMDRMSATLKLGGLSILITVLVAMPLGIASAVYKGSMIDKTTQGFALLGQSMPNFWLGIVLIWVFSVWLGWLPTSGMGSIAHLVLPAVAIAWFQISALARLTRSSMLEVLDAEYIKLARVKGASEWAVVFKHALRNAAVVPLTYFGILAASILTGSVVIESVYSYPGMGWVAIEAIRGRDFPVVQAVIIAYAVIYMLSNLFVDLLYVVVNPRIRHG from the coding sequence ATGCTGCGCTATCTTTCGCTGAGAGTTGCCTCCAGCCTCTTTGCGCTCCTCATCATCTCGATGATCGTCTTTTCCCTCTCACAGCTTTCGGGCAGCCCGGTGGATGCGCTTCTACCGGATGACGCCACACATGAGCAGATCGAGAACTTCGTCCGCGAATGGGGCCTGGATCAGCCGCTCTGGAAGCAGTACCTCACCTTTCTTGGCAATGCCGTGCAGGGAGATTTCGGGGTCTCACTGAAATGGCCCGGCGAGAATGCCATGGGCTTCGTGATGGACCGGATGTCCGCAACGCTGAAGCTGGGGGGCCTGTCGATCCTGATCACGGTTCTGGTGGCCATGCCCCTCGGCATTGCCTCAGCGGTTTACAAGGGCTCCATGATCGACAAGACCACGCAGGGCTTTGCACTGCTGGGGCAATCCATGCCGAACTTCTGGCTTGGTATTGTCCTGATCTGGGTCTTTTCGGTCTGGCTCGGTTGGCTTCCGACCTCGGGGATGGGCAGCATCGCCCACCTGGTCCTGCCTGCCGTCGCCATCGCCTGGTTCCAGATCTCGGCGTTGGCACGGCTGACCCGGTCCTCGATGCTCGAGGTTCTCGACGCGGAATATATCAAGCTAGCGCGCGTGAAAGGAGCATCGGAATGGGCAGTCGTGTTCAAACACGCGCTGCGAAACGCGGCGGTGGTGCCGCTGACCTATTTCGGCATTCTGGCAGCCTCGATCCTGACTGGATCCGTGGTAATTGAATCGGTCTATTCCTATCCCGGTATGGGTTGGGTCGCGATTGAGGCGATCCGCGGGCGCGACTTCCCCGTCGTGCAGGCCGTCATCATCGCATACGCCGTGATTTACATGCTCTCTAACCTTTTCGTTGACCTGCTTTACGTCGTCGTCAACCCGAGGATCCGTCATGGTTGA
- the rpe gene encoding ribulose-phosphate 3-epimerase — MTRPIHIAPSILSADFSRLGDEVESVVRAGADWVHLDVMDGHFVPNITFGPPVIKALRDRTDKVFDCHLMIAPADPYLEAFADAGCDIITVHAEAGPHLHRSLQTIRKLGKKAGVSLNPGTPESVIEYVLDEVDLILFMTVNPGFGGQAFIPAVVEKIRRVKAMVGDRDIDIEVDGGVTPETAPLVVEAGANVLVAGSAVFKGGSEDAYRRNIEAIRKAV, encoded by the coding sequence ATGACGCGCCCCATCCATATCGCACCCTCCATTCTTTCTGCGGATTTCTCACGTCTGGGAGACGAGGTGGAAAGCGTGGTGCGCGCGGGCGCCGACTGGGTGCATCTTGACGTCATGGACGGGCATTTCGTGCCGAACATCACTTTTGGGCCGCCGGTCATCAAGGCGCTGCGTGACCGCACGGACAAGGTGTTCGACTGCCATCTGATGATTGCGCCTGCAGACCCTTATCTGGAAGCCTTCGCGGATGCAGGTTGCGACATCATCACGGTTCATGCCGAGGCCGGCCCGCATCTCCACCGCTCGCTTCAGACCATTCGCAAGCTTGGCAAGAAGGCGGGTGTCTCGCTCAATCCCGGCACGCCGGAAAGCGTCATTGAATATGTGCTGGACGAAGTGGACCTCATCCTCTTCATGACGGTCAATCCCGGCTTTGGCGGTCAAGCTTTCATCCCCGCGGTTGTCGAGAAGATCCGCCGCGTGAAGGCGATGGTCGGCGATCGTGACATCGATATCGAGGTTGATGGTGGCGTGACACCTGAAACGGCGCCACTTGTCGTGGAAGCGGGTGCAAATGTGCTCGTGGCGGGCTCCGCCGTCTTCAAAGGCGGCAGCGAAGACGCCTATCGCCGTAACATCGAGGCGATCCGAAAGGCCGTCTGA
- a CDS encoding sugar phosphate isomerase/epimerase family protein, whose amino-acid sequence MKLAAVTNEVAPLTGAGTLDTILRTAVDHGITLFEARTVESKRFPLLTGHAWEVLKGAQRKYGITYTAASAGNFIGMDVFSDMVALHKGGLWQMSMDMAEKMSTDTLITFAPQRSGTADKAEFEQVVNLLGDVVDSAATRGIKVQLENLPGTWADTSDSCLALLAAVNRDTFGYVWDTGNLYEAEQETFEAGFEKLKPYIRNVHLKDGQFIDGKMTWQHYGTGMTNVKGQIDALKSIGYTGTLALEAARIPHIEGDFEASLGYLRTIL is encoded by the coding sequence ATGAAACTTGCTGCAGTTACCAACGAAGTTGCTCCGCTGACCGGGGCGGGCACGCTCGATACAATACTGAGAACCGCTGTTGATCACGGCATAACCCTGTTTGAGGCCCGAACCGTTGAGTCCAAGCGTTTTCCACTGCTGACCGGGCACGCTTGGGAAGTATTGAAGGGCGCACAACGAAAATACGGCATAACCTATACTGCGGCCTCTGCCGGCAATTTCATCGGCATGGATGTATTCAGCGACATGGTGGCCCTGCATAAGGGTGGCTTGTGGCAGATGAGCATGGACATGGCTGAAAAGATGTCCACTGACACTCTGATTACCTTTGCCCCCCAACGCAGCGGGACAGCGGACAAGGCGGAATTCGAGCAGGTGGTCAATCTGCTGGGCGATGTCGTGGACAGCGCCGCCACGCGCGGCATCAAGGTACAACTGGAAAACCTACCCGGCACCTGGGCCGATACCAGCGATTCCTGCCTTGCCCTGTTGGCTGCCGTGAACAGGGACACGTTTGGCTATGTCTGGGACACCGGCAACCTCTACGAGGCTGAACAGGAAACCTTCGAGGCCGGCTTCGAAAAGCTCAAGCCTTACATCCGCAATGTGCATCTGAAAGACGGTCAGTTCATCGACGGAAAGATGACATGGCAGCACTACGGCACCGGCATGACGAACGTTAAGGGACAGATCGATGCGCTAAAGTCGATTGGATACACAGGCACGCTTGCCCTGGAGGCCGCACGGATACCGCATATCGAGGGCGATTTCGAGGCGTCGCTGGGGTATCTGCGCACCATTCTGTAA